The DNA window TAGCGCGTAGCGCGTGTAGGGGGTTCTTGCTTATTTTACGATGTTGCTGAATATGAGGGTCAGCGAGTGAAATTGCAAGCCACACCATCGTTACGAGCGAAAGGGTACCAATCAAGAAGGGTAGTCGCGTATCAAGTTCGTACGTCATTGGCACAAGTGTAATCAATACGATATTGCCAATAAGGCCGAAGCTTTGTGAGCGTCCCATAACGCGGGTGTAGTCCTTTTCCCGCTTGAGAGCGATGAGCGTGTCATGAATAAACGCTTCGATCGCGCCAGATTGGAACGCCCAACCGCCAAAAAATAATAGGCTGGCGAGCAAACCACCAAGGAAATTTGGCATAACAATATAAAACAGTGGTGAAGGTGCGGCGATAAGCGCCCCGATAACAATTGCCCGCTTGTTGCCAAAACGATCGGCAAAATAGCCTGTCGGGAGCTGCAGAATAATTTGGGCGAGCGACGTGATAATAGCAATTTGAGCAATTTCGCCAACGGTAACTTGGCCGGCGTTGACAAGTTGAATAGCGATAAGTGGTAGAAAGACACGCTTTGTGACAACTTTATACCACGCATATTTAATAATGTTACGTTCGAGTGACGTTTGTCGCGGAGTAGACACCCGCGCCATTATTTTGCTAGCTTACCGCAAGCGACGCGAACGGCTTCGCTCCAGCTGAGGAAGGCATGAGGCGTGGCGGCGACCTGGCTGGCGGTGAGGCCGTATTTTACGGCCAGCGCTAGCTCGTGAATGATTTCGGCGGCATGCGGTGCAACCACGGTTGCGCCAAGTATGACACCCTTTTTGTCAGTGACGACCTTCACGAAGCCGTCGCGGAAATCACTGGTGTTGCTGCGGGCAATCATGCCGAGCGGGGCGACCGCTTTGTTGATACGGAGGTCACGTTTCAAACAATCATCTTCACTGAGGCCTACACTTGCCACGCCAGGGAAAGTGAAGGTGAGTCGGGGGCTGGCAGTATAGTCAGGTGTTACCTTATTTTTCATGAGGATGTTGTGGGCCGCTACGCGACTTTCGTGCAGCGCCATGTGCGTGTGACGGCTGTGGCCAAGTACATCGCCAGCAGCAAAGATATGTTTGGCGCTCGTCTGAAGGTGTTCATTCACCTCGATACCAACTGGTGTGTAGGTGATAGAAGCATTTTCGAGTCCCAGATCGGTAGTAGGAGTTCGTCCAGTAGCGATGAGCACTTCGTCGACTCGTACGCTTTTTTCGACACCGCCGCGTAGGTATGTGACTTTGGCACCGAGCCCGTCTTTCACGACAGAAAGCGTACGGGTTTGGGTCAGTGACATCACGCCCTTTGTTTCTTGGAGCAACTGCTCCATGAGCTCTCCAACTTCCTCATCTTCTTTGGGCAGAAGCCGTGCGGCGATTTCGGCCAGGTAGACTTTCGTCCCAAAAATTGCCATCAACTGTGCTATCTCAACACCAATCGTGCCGGCTCCAATAATATACAGACTCTTAGGTGGCCGAATTGCCTCAAGGATACTCCTCGGCGTCAGGTAGCCGACATCAGCTAGACCCTGAATGTCGGGAGCGACCCAATGCGAGCCGGTAGCAACGATGAAATTAGCCGCAGACAGGTGTCGACGATTGACGGTGACTTCATGGGGAGATAGAAAGTGAGCAGTACCCTCAAATGTAGTAATGCCTTGTGCTTCATAGAACTTTTTGTTGCCGGCTGCACCGGTGCGTTTGACGGCTAACTCTTTCCAGGCGCGGATGCTGGGATAGTTAAAGCCGAGTGCTGCGCTACGAAGACCAAATCGTGCGCCATGCCGTGTTTCGTCGTAGAGCTGGGCCGCATGGAGCAAAGCCTTGGTGGGCACATCACTCCAGTTTGGGCTATCACCACCAAAAGTATCGGCTTCGATGATGGCAACTCTTTTACCCTCACGTGCGGCAATTGTCGCTGCAGCAGAGCCACCGGCGCCACTGCCGATGACAATAAGGTCGTAGTCAAAATGAGCTTTTTTTGCCATGATACATCGGTCTCCTTACATAATCATTCGGTGGTGTTTATATAAATACGCAGCCTCGGGATGAAACATGACTAAAGTAGCACTGGCTTGACGGCGGATATCCTCACTAGTGATTTCATGCTTGTTGGCAAACCATTTCTCTACACTGCTGCATACCTGCTGAGCAATCTGCGTAGCCTGGCCTTCGGGACAACGCTCGCCAACGCAAGCAGCGAAGACACTTCGCCGTAATTTTTCCGGATCGAATAGCTCGCTTTTACGCCTGCCGCGCTTTACAACATCAACAACATGATGCATCATAGACCCCCGCGCAGTGCAACCGTTGTTGCCACGACCTCATTGACATAGATGAAGAATCCGAGGATAACTAGCGCGCTGCCCGCTGCGAACTGCAAGAATCGGCGGTTGGATTCACGCCATTTTTGGATACGACTCAGGCTGCGTCCGCTACCGATGAGTACGGCTACTATGACAATACCGAGCGAGGCAATCAAAGTATAGAGTCCCGCACCAGCCAGCTGCAGCGGCACGGGCAGGTAGACCAGAGTAAACGCAGTAGCCAGTGTAGGGCCGATGACAAATATGCCCTCGGCAATAACACTGACCAGCCCAAGGCTGAAGCTTTCGGCACTGTAGTGAGTGGCTTTTGCGCGCTCTGCCAAAAAACGTGCCATACCGCGAGGAATCCACAGCGATGTGCCCGCTCGTTCGCGCCGATAATAAAATGCCCATACAGCAACACCGAGGCCAATCATGAGCCCAGACACCATTGACCATGCAATGGGCGATACTGTGCTTTTGTTGAACTGACTAACAACGAAGGTGGTGAAGCTAACACTGAGAAGTGTCATGACTATTGTGCCGAAAAGAAAACTGCCGACAAGACGTAGCAGTCGTGAGGCTTTGTCCTTACGGCCGATAGCATGACTTGTTAGGAGCGTTACCATACTAACGCTAAGTTGGAAGCTGGCATGAATAAGCGCAGCGAGTGCGATGATGCCAAAAGCGGTTATGTAATCCATGTTTGTCTTGCTATCCTCTTCACTATGTATACCATAAGCATATCGGTAAAGTCAAAAAGGACAATGATTTTTTAAAAAGGTATTGCTTTTTTTGCAAGTTTGTGCTATATTAAATTCATAAGACAATAAAAACAAATAAAGGCAATATAAACGATATGACCACCACCGAAACCGAATTAGTCACTCTCAGCGACATCTTGGGTCTTGCAAGCTGGAATCGTCCTCGTAGTACCGTCGAACTTCGCTCCTTCGTAAACAACCACGACGATGCGCTCGATGTCGAAGATTTTAATCTCGACTAGTTTCACTGATTGAATTTTGTGAAAATTCTCCTAATTTTTGCTCTCAGTAGCACCGTATACTGAGCCATGTAAGCAAGAATAAAAGGAGATTTTTACTATGAATGAACAACGACAAACAACAGAAGTACGTGAAACCAATGTGCAAGATGGTGCAACCAGTGTCCAGCGTCAGACAGTTCATCAGAGTGCACGCGCTGACGGCAGGGTAGTTGCTAGCCGTGTTGTGTGGTATATCGTCGGCTTTATTCTAGTACTGCTTGGGCTAAGGGTGTTGCTATACCTACTTGGCGCCAACCAGGGTTCAGGTTTTGTTGACTTCATTTATGCCATCAGCAGTGTGTTTGCAGCACCATTTTATGGTATCTTTGCTCAGCCCGCTTATGGTAAGTCGGTGCTTGATAGTGCTAGTTTGGTCGCAATGGTCGTGTATGCCCTTGTGGGTTGGGGGGTTGCAAAACTATTCACACTGAATAGTACGCACGACGAATAAAAACCCCATATGCTCATTGGCCCTGTCACTAGTAGCTGTGGCAGGGCTTTTAGGATGTACCGTACCTAGTGTATACTAGGGTCAACAATAAGCGGGATGGTACAAGGCAATGGACGAGATGAACAATAAAAAAGATGATGAGTTTGCGGTGACGGTGCGCACCGATAAACCTACCGAAGATAAAACAGACGAACAAGTATTTGATGAAGTAGTGGAAGCAAATGATGAGCCCACACCTGCGCCAGAAGCTGTTAGCACTCAAGCAACACCCGAACCGGTTGCTGTCGAACGAGAAGTAACTGCGCATCCCACTGTAGCGGTGACAGCTCCGGCTAGTCATGTAGTGGCTGACGACCCTAAGCCTGCTCGCTCTAACTCGCCGGGTATGCTAGTGCTCCAATGGGTGACCTACGCTTTCTGGGGGTGGTTTGCACTTGCCATGCTATGGCTCATTGTATTGACATTTAGTTACTTTATTGCAGGTAATGATTCTCAGTCGTGGGGAGATGCCTTGGCGTATCCGCTCGCATCGGTAATCGTTATGCTTATCTTTGCAGTGGTGGCAGATTTATTCTACGCAAAGCATGAGCCTGAACAGAAGAGTGGTGGGAGTAGCGTGATCATGCTAATTCATGCAGTATTGTTTGTTCTGCTGACTGTGGGCTCATTGGTCGTAGCGGTATTTTCACTCATTAATATGTCGATCAACAGTGGTCCAACATCAGGTGCCGATGGCCCGACTGTTGCCCTACTAAGCTCACTTTCAATGCTATTGCTCTATAGTTTGGCATCCGCTCGTGTACTCTTCGGTGGCCGAAAGACAATACTTCGAACAGTTCTTTTAGGAGTATCCACGGCAATGGCAATAGGATTTACTCTCGCGTGTATTATTGGTCCAGCGACTCGCGCTAATGTGACAAAAGATGATCGATTGATTGAATCGGGACTAAGCTACCTTGCCCAAGATATCCAAAGCTATACCCGCGAAAACGATAAATTACCAGCCACCTTGAGCGACGTAAAGTCAACATCGAACTATACGAAAGACAAGGTACAGGCACTGATTAGCAAAAAGTTAGTTGAATACAAGCCAAATAGCAAACCAGCCACGACGGATGGTGGCGGTGTCTACTACTCGGATGACCGGACGACTACAGGAACGAGCACTAAGTTGCCGTCGGGACAAACATTCTATTTCCAGCTGTGTGTCGACTATAAGGCCGAAAAAAACCCTGATTACTACTACTACAAAACCAATAGTATCGATGGGTCAGAAGGTGACTATAGTAGTTATATCGACGTGTCATCACACAAAAAAGGTAATGTTTGTTACGACGTGTCGGCAACTGGCAAATACCCTGATTACGGTGGCGTGAAGCCACTGTAGCCAATACGAAAAATACTCACACAAAAGGTGAGTATTTTTCGTGGTAGCAGCGACAGGGAACGATCCTGTGACCTTAGGCTTATGAGTCCTACGCTCTAACCAACTGAGCTACGCTGCCTTATATAACCGAACAGGTGCGCGAAGAGTCTCGCTTCGTTTTGGTAATCTGCAGTTGGTTAGAGCGCTGACGCTACTCTATCTCGCTCAAGGCTGTCCAACTGAGCTATGCTGCCATAAACTCAGGCAATTATAGCAGAGGTCGGGGAGAATTGCCAGGGGGTGGGGACGAGCGTCTATTAGTGTGGAGCGTGAGTCCTATCGATAGATATTTTTACAACATCTACACTGATCAATGGAAGATGTTTATGTTTCTAACAGAGTAATATGTTGTGTTATTTACTTTCCCCTTTCTCTTTTTTATAGCTAGACTTGAGTTGAAAGGAGAACGATATGGTTCACACGCGAGGAAAGACGCAGGAATTAGTACCTGATATCCAAGAGCTAAAGAATGAGCTCGAATGGCATCGACTGGAGGAGATTAAACGTAACCGTGAACAGATCCAGCAACAAATTGCGGAGCTCGCTGCCCGAATGGAACAGCTTGAGGCTGAGCTACGAGACCCATCGAGTATAGCTAACTCACCGCGTCAGCACCGCTATGTGCTCGATGATCGCGGAAATGAACTAGCACGTGCATACGAGTTGCAGAAAAAAAGTGAACTACTCGCAGCCCTCGGTAGTCTGGGAATAGACTGTGGTGAATATATTACGGTAGAGTACGAAGTAACACGTGGATTTGATATAGAATATACAACGCTGCGCCGTAACCGGATTACGAGGGGTGTGGGTGTGTATGCATGTGATTTTTCTTCAAGCCCAGCTACTATGCCGTACATCGGTGTCGGAGTAACTCGCTCACGCATAGTGATTGGTGATGATTTGGCAGCGCCGGTTGTTTTCGAGAGTCCTAGTACACAGCCAAAGCCAAAAAGCTACTCTCTGGTGCGACCAGACATTATGACTACCCTTGAAGCGCTTCGGCATAGTGAATGTGTTGCGAAGGCCGAAGCATGTATGAGTATGGTGCCGCCTGCATCTATCTCGGTACACACATCGAGCTACGCGGAGCATCGGTGCCTCGATCTCGATATGGGTGCAGAGACAGTGGGGCTTGCAATGCAGTATGAGGTAGAGAGCGGAGTTGCTGGAGTGAGACCATCTAAAGTTATGCTGTACCGCACAAGACCTGGCTATAAAAGGCGTAGCTATACAATCGACGTTCGTGAATTGCGGTCGACTGGTTTTGGCGACGAGGGTATCGAATTTGCCGAGGACATTCTCGCGAAGATTACTCAGCCGCAGGAAGCGCAGTAGTATATAGTAAAGACATGTATTTCATCACAGGCAACGCAGGCAAGTTTCGGGAAGCGAGTGCCTTTATCGACGGGCTGCAGCAGCTCGATATCGATCTCACAGAGCCACAGTCACTCGATCCGCGGGAGGTAATTGAATTTAAACTACTTGAAGCGCGCAAACATCACACTGGCGGGTTTATTGTCGAAGACAGGTCGCTCTACCTCGACGGGCTCAATGGTTTTCCCGGTCCACTTATCAAATGGATGCTTAAAAGTGTCGGGCAGCAAGGCATTTACAACCTGTGCCGCGATATCCGCAACATGAGAGCGCATGCCAAAACGGTCATCGGTTATTCTGACGCCACCGGACATATTAAATATTTTGAGGGAGACATTGGCGGGGATATTGTGTTGCCCGCGGGTGAGTATGGTTTTGGTTGGGACCAGATATTTAAACCTGATGGTTTTGAAGAAACGTTTGGCGAAATGGGGCAGGAGTTCAAGGGCAAATTTAGTATGCGGAGTCTCGCGTTTAAGCAGCTGCGAGAGTACCTTGATGGTAACATATTGCAAAAGCTTAAAAACACTTTACAATGAAAGTACATTTACATAAAGGGAGATGAATATGGAACAACTGCATAAGCTTGAAACAATGATAGCAGGATGGATGAAAGACCTCCCGCACCTACCAAGAAATTTCACAAAATGGCTCGCCGAAAACGCATGGTGGCTGGTAATTATTGGTGTAGCGCTCGGTGTGCTCGCGCTAATGACGACACTTAGTGCGATGACGGTTGGTTCTGCGGTTCTCGGTGCACTGGGGGCTCCAGTGCTGGGTGGTGCATTCCTGATTAGCTCAGTAGTATCCCTAGTTGGTGCGGGAATCTCGGTGGTGGTTGAGGCTATGGCTATATCGCCTCTCAAAACAATGCAGAAAAAGGGCTGGGACTTGTTGTTTCTATCAACTCTTGTAAGCTTTGCTGGTGCGGTGGTATCGTCGCTGGTGAGTGTGAATATCATTGGCGTTGTATGGGCAGCACTTGCAGCTGCAATTAGCTTTTACATACTACTTGAAGTCAAGAGCTATTTTGGTGCGAAGGCTAAGCTTGCCGAAAAATCTGCTGAGTAGATAACAGTAGAGATAAAATGAGGCGCGCTCCTTGTGGTAAGGTGCGCGCCAAGTCGTTAGTTGTAGAGCGACACCGCGACCTGGCGAAATCCAGCCAGCAACTGGGCCTGGAATCGGTGGCGGCCATCGCGGACCGTGTAGAACGTGCCGCAATCCTCGACGACGATGGGCGGGAAGGTATCTCCCCGGTCGTAGTCGCTCAGGTAGCGGGCAATCTTGGCCTGCGACAGCTTGCGCAGCTTTTTCGGGTTGACCCGAACCAGCTGGACGTCAACATAACGGATCTCGCCATCGGGGCGAGCATGAACATCGTACATGAGGGGCTCCTATCACTAGGCTAACCTCATGTGATCACCTCCTCGCGGTGGATGGTAAATAATATTATACAACTATGTTCTATATATTACAAATACAGATTCAACTAATCTGCCGTCTCTAAGGCAAGGAGCGCGGCGACTCGCTCCGCAAGAAGCCGGTATCTCCGGCGTGTATTTTCGTTTTCTAGTACGTACTCTCGCGTATCACCGTCGACAGGTGCTGGCTCAAATTGCTGGTCGACGGGGTATTGATCGCGCGAGATATCAATGACGGTACCGTCCCCAAGTATGTTGCGATAATGCGTTTCGCGGGTGCCGTGAAATTCTGTTGCGAGGCGGTCGAGTGTGCCGCCAAGGTAATCCTGTACTACCAGCGAAGTCGGTACGCACTGTCCGCGTGCAGGAGTGAGGCCCGCGTCCCATTCATCGGGGCTACTGGTGGTATCTTTCGACCAGCTCTTACGAACGATATGGGTGAGTGTGTCGGGTGAAAATGACATAGGTTGCCTCCTTTCCACCCAGTTAGCTATAGCTAGTATAGCAGGGGATTTGCTATAATAATACGTACTTCCAGGTGATACTCACTGTTCGCCAGCTGGCGGATAAGCGTCCCTCGCCATAGGATCATCAGTTGTCTACGGACGAATCGCTAGAAACGGGCGAGGGGACGGGCAACACATTTCAACCAACGTTTCTCTGACAACCTAATCGGAGATAATTTGAAATGAACGATGAATCGGTACTACCTGTGTTCTATATTGAAACGCCACGCACTTCGGGGCGGCTGGAAAAAATCGATGTATTGCTCGAAAAGCGTATGCGCGAGTTTTTGCTCATGAGGCGCCAAAAGGTCTGGCGCAAAGCGACGGACTAGCATGGATAGCGAAATCAT is part of the Candidatus Saccharibacteria bacterium genome and encodes:
- a CDS encoding non-canonical purine NTP pyrophosphatase (HAM1-like protein;i t is suspected that this protein functions to remove nonstandard bases such as xanthine or inosine); amino-acid sequence: MYFITGNAGKFREASAFIDGLQQLDIDLTEPQSLDPREVIEFKLLEARKHHTGGFIVEDRSLYLDGLNGFPGPLIKWMLKSVGQQGIYNLCRDIRNMRAHAKTVIGYSDATGHIKYFEGDIGGDIVLPAGEYGFGWDQIFKPDGFEETFGEMGQEFKGKFSMRSLAFKQLREYLDGNILQKLKNTLQ
- a CDS encoding MFS transporter yields the protein MARVSTPRQTSLERNIIKYAWYKVVTKRVFLPLIAIQLVNAGQVTVGEIAQIAIITSLAQIILQLPTGYFADRFGNKRAIVIGALIAAPSPLFYIVMPNFLGGLLASLLFFGGWAFQSGAIEAFIHDTLIALKREKDYTRVMGRSQSFGLIGNIVLITLVPMTYELDTRLPFLIGTLSLVTMVWLAISLADPHIQQHRKISKNPLHALRAIGSMANILLFLFAGFMAAINSKSGEYTTLLFQSLGVAVTLFGAIQALSSLLGAGLGFITHWFDRMSARTFYLFDLIVTCLPIIIMGWSRDPVVVVAASVVLLAYYRIRLIVVQSKLLASMEHTYKSTMLSALSLFTPLSEVAAVTILAYFIHSEGYSNGYLSYGLAVLGIGIVLLIPLNLALKRR
- a CDS encoding ParB N-terminal domain-containing protein encodes the protein MYDVHARPDGEIRYVDVQLVRVNPKKLRKLSQAKIARYLSDYDRGDTFPPIVVEDCGTFYTVRDGRHRFQAQLLAGFRQVAVSLYN
- a CDS encoding NAD(P)/FAD-dependent oxidoreductase, whose translation is MAKKAHFDYDLIVIGSGAGGSAAATIAAREGKRVAIIEADTFGGDSPNWSDVPTKALLHAAQLYDETRHGARFGLRSAALGFNYPSIRAWKELAVKRTGAAGNKKFYEAQGITTFEGTAHFLSPHEVTVNRRHLSAANFIVATGSHWVAPDIQGLADVGYLTPRSILEAIRPPKSLYIIGAGTIGVEIAQLMAIFGTKVYLAEIAARLLPKEDEEVGELMEQLLQETKGVMSLTQTRTLSVVKDGLGAKVTYLRGGVEKSVRVDEVLIATGRTPTTDLGLENASITYTPVGIEVNEHLQTSAKHIFAAGDVLGHSRHTHMALHESRVAAHNILMKNKVTPDYTASPRLTFTFPGVASVGLSEDDCLKRDLRINKAVAPLGMIARSNTSDFRDGFVKVVTDKKGVILGATVVAPHAAEIIHELALAVKYGLTASQVAATPHAFLSWSEAVRVACGKLAK
- a CDS encoding YggT family protein; the encoded protein is MNEQRQTTEVRETNVQDGATSVQRQTVHQSARADGRVVASRVVWYIVGFILVLLGLRVLLYLLGANQGSGFVDFIYAISSVFAAPFYGIFAQPAYGKSVLDSASLVAMVVYALVGWGVAKLFTLNSTHDE